In Desulfovibrio sp. JC010, a genomic segment contains:
- a CDS encoding TRAP transporter large permease, translating to MEPITVGIVGVLCLLLVILVLRVPVGFAMGIIGFIGFAKVLNLKAAYGMLGTEIWNVFSSYGLTVIPLFILMGQICFYSGVNERLYKAAYAWMGHIRGGIAMATVMACAGFAAICGSNTATAATMSTVALPEMKKFKYNPILSTGSVAAGATLGVVIPPSVVLIIIGLQTGESISRLFMGGVIPGILLCVFFLLTVYMMCVSNPDWGPAGPEVSFKEKLASLPGSIEMIILFVLVMGGLFAGWFTPTEAGAAGAAFALLISIISREMTFKRFAAAVSDTLKVSCMIMTVMLGAVIFGRFLAVTRIPFEAANFVAALPIPPTVIILLICVIYVIGGMVMDALALLLITIPIFFPIVSAMGYDPVWFGVLITIVTTLGAITPPVGVTTFIVASMAEDVSIDRVFLGVSYFMIAYVVLVALMLAVPATVTFLPSLL from the coding sequence ATGGAACCGATTACTGTTGGAATTGTGGGCGTTCTCTGCCTGCTGCTGGTTATTCTTGTGCTGCGTGTACCCGTGGGCTTTGCCATGGGCATTATCGGGTTTATCGGCTTTGCCAAGGTCTTGAATCTCAAGGCCGCTTACGGGATGCTGGGCACTGAAATCTGGAATGTTTTTTCATCCTACGGGCTGACCGTCATTCCCCTGTTCATCCTTATGGGGCAGATCTGTTTTTATTCCGGGGTCAACGAGAGGCTGTACAAGGCAGCTTATGCCTGGATGGGGCATATCAGGGGCGGGATCGCCATGGCTACGGTCATGGCCTGTGCCGGGTTCGCGGCAATCTGCGGCTCAAACACCGCCACTGCCGCGACCATGTCCACCGTGGCTCTGCCGGAAATGAAGAAATTCAAATATAACCCCATCCTTTCCACCGGATCGGTTGCCGCCGGGGCCACCCTCGGGGTAGTCATTCCTCCCAGTGTGGTGCTGATCATCATCGGGTTGCAGACCGGGGAATCCATCAGCAGGCTGTTCATGGGCGGGGTAATTCCCGGAATTCTGCTCTGTGTTTTCTTCCTGCTCACCGTGTACATGATGTGCGTGAGCAATCCTGACTGGGGTCCGGCCGGACCGGAAGTTTCCTTCAAGGAAAAGCTTGCTTCATTGCCCGGTTCCATTGAGATGATTATTCTTTTTGTGCTGGTTATGGGCGGTCTTTTTGCGGGCTGGTTTACCCCCACCGAGGCCGGGGCTGCCGGGGCGGCATTTGCGCTTTTGATCAGCATTATTTCCCGTGAGATGACCTTCAAGCGTTTTGCCGCCGCAGTGAGCGATACGCTCAAGGTTTCCTGCATGATCATGACGGTCATGCTCGGCGCGGTAATTTTCGGGCGTTTTCTGGCTGTGACCCGCATTCCTTTTGAAGCCGCTAATTTCGTGGCCGCGTTGCCCATTCCGCCCACAGTAATCATCCTGCTTATCTGCGTGATCTACGTAATCGGCGGTATGGTCATGGATGCCTTGGCTCTGCTTTTGATCACCATCCCCATATTTTTCCCCATCGTCAGTGCCATGGGCTATGATCCGGTCTGGTTCGGAGTTTTAATCACCATTGTGACTACCCTCGGAGCCATCACCCCTCCTGTGGGCGTGACGACTTTTATTGTGGCCTCCATGGCTGAGGATGTGTCTATTGACCGGGTATTTCTCGGCGTCAGCTATTTCATGATTGCCTATGTGGTACTTGTCGCGTTGATGCTCGCAGTTCCGGCTACTGTGACTTTTTTACCTAGTTTGTTGTAA
- a CDS encoding DUF2975 domain-containing protein, whose product MNKIKKMSIFLKYAFLLMLIALPIFEITAWFLFDGDPEAFFVSEFLFELDPEFLGPLTDTQRVLGLLASAPYAALGMFCLWQLVNLFGLYSQGKIFTAENSVCYNRAAWALLVGELIYPFTQAAVSYIATMNNEVGDRLVCVNIDDANIGNIVVACVILAISWVMDEGRKLQDEAELTI is encoded by the coding sequence ATGAACAAGATTAAAAAAATGAGCATTTTTTTGAAATATGCATTTCTGCTGATGCTGATCGCGCTTCCGATTTTTGAAATTACCGCATGGTTTCTGTTTGACGGTGACCCTGAAGCGTTTTTTGTTTCAGAATTTTTGTTTGAACTTGATCCGGAGTTTCTCGGGCCGTTGACAGACACGCAAAGAGTGCTGGGGCTGCTTGCTTCAGCTCCTTATGCAGCTTTGGGCATGTTTTGCCTCTGGCAACTGGTTAATCTTTTCGGGCTCTATTCACAGGGCAAGATATTCACAGCGGAGAATTCCGTCTGTTACAATAGAGCCGCCTGGGCATTGCTCGTCGGTGAGCTTATTTATCCGTTTACGCAGGCCGCTGTCTCCTACATTGCGACTATGAATAATGAAGTGGGTGACCGGCTGGTTTGTGTGAATATTGATGATGCCAATATCGGGAACATCGTAGTTGCCTGCGTGATTCTGGCAATCTCGTGGGTAATGGACGAAGGCCGCAAGCTTCAGGATGAAGCTGAGCTGACAATTTAA
- a CDS encoding FG-GAP-like repeat-containing protein codes for MAFRRLVIFFIVALFMLTASAAYAQVARTYAVYPFEINGPAQYKYLSRGVQTMLTSRLNWTGHFEPIAGSNDLKEADLPKDKMDEIKKVQTLGVDYIAVGSVVIAGKKASVDVSMINGDGHSWTKSAQTTISELIPAIDGIAQDIKGELFKKPGSKAANEQEQKREEARPDSPMNPEFVTAAGAGKVLESKINPQFRYQGGTETPGRWRSQSMKFVNRGGFVQDVTGDGKKDLVVLTDTDVKVMKIDGQRLKEVVAYKYSNRASGLKVSAIDVDRDGVYEVVLCTEVDRKPFSYILSFKNNSPRVLLDRSKNFLSVIRTPPNFTETIIGQRLDPNRTFYSKHMVEYTFSNGELLLVRKMNVPEFSNVFNLTYLPVKDDDYKIIVLNKYGRINLYDKNLEPLYESAEKFNSSAVSLEIISKALGMNEMKKSERMETMYFIPMPIQVVSISDPNKKEVLLNKDLSIAGQVFSNYKSFAQGEIHSEFWDGVGLNLAWKTRRIKGTVSGYGVADIDNDGDKELYVIMNTYPGSLGIKHRKTLIMAYELNMGQ; via the coding sequence ATGGCATTTCGTCGTTTAGTCATTTTTTTTATTGTAGCACTTTTCATGCTGACCGCCTCAGCGGCCTATGCACAGGTGGCACGCACCTATGCCGTTTATCCATTTGAAATCAACGGTCCCGCCCAGTACAAATATTTGAGTCGCGGCGTTCAGACCATGCTTACTTCCCGCCTGAACTGGACCGGGCATTTTGAGCCCATAGCCGGTTCTAATGATCTTAAAGAGGCTGATCTGCCCAAGGACAAAATGGACGAGATCAAAAAAGTTCAGACTCTGGGCGTTGACTATATCGCTGTCGGTTCTGTTGTAATTGCAGGTAAGAAGGCTTCCGTTGACGTAAGTATGATCAACGGCGACGGCCATTCCTGGACCAAAAGTGCCCAGACCACCATTTCCGAGTTGATTCCTGCCATTGACGGAATCGCTCAGGATATCAAGGGTGAACTGTTCAAGAAGCCGGGTAGCAAGGCTGCTAACGAGCAAGAGCAGAAGCGTGAAGAAGCTCGTCCCGACAGCCCCATGAACCCTGAGTTTGTCACCGCTGCCGGAGCCGGTAAGGTGTTGGAAAGTAAAATTAACCCTCAGTTCAGGTATCAGGGCGGTACAGAAACACCGGGCCGTTGGCGCAGTCAGTCCATGAAGTTCGTCAACCGTGGCGGCTTTGTGCAGGATGTAACCGGGGACGGTAAAAAAGATCTGGTTGTGCTTACTGATACCGATGTCAAGGTCATGAAGATTGACGGTCAGCGGTTGAAAGAGGTTGTCGCTTATAAATACTCCAACCGTGCTTCCGGACTGAAGGTCAGTGCTATCGACGTTGACCGTGACGGAGTTTACGAGGTGGTGCTTTGCACTGAAGTAGACAGGAAACCGTTCTCCTACATTCTCTCATTCAAGAACAATAGTCCCAGAGTTCTGCTGGACCGCAGTAAGAACTTTCTTTCCGTTATCAGGACTCCGCCTAACTTTACCGAAACAATCATAGGGCAGCGCCTTGATCCTAACCGGACATTTTATTCCAAGCACATGGTGGAGTATACCTTCTCCAATGGCGAACTTCTTCTCGTGCGCAAGATGAATGTCCCCGAATTTTCCAATGTCTTTAATCTTACCTATCTGCCCGTTAAAGATGATGATTACAAGATTATCGTTCTTAATAAATATGGACGTATCAACCTTTATGACAAGAACCTTGAACCGCTTTATGAGAGTGCGGAAAAATTCAACTCTTCTGCGGTAAGCCTGGAGATTATTTCCAAAGCCCTTGGGATGAACGAGATGAAAAAGTCGGAAAGGATGGAGACCATGTATTTTATTCCCATGCCCATTCAGGTCGTTTCCATTTCCGATCCCAACAAAAAGGAAGTTCTGCTGAACAAGGACCTTTCCATTGCCGGTCAGGTGTTCTCAAACTATAAAAGTTTTGCTCAGGGCGAAATTCATTCTGAATTCTGGGATGGAGTCGGTCTGAACCTGGCATGGAAGACCCGCCGTATCAAAGGAACTGTCTCCGGATACGGTGTAGCTGATATCGATAATGACGGTGATAAAGAACTGTATGTTATCATGAATACTTATCCCGGTTCTCTGGGAATCAAACACCGGAAGACTCTGATTATGGCCTATGAACTGAACATGGGCCAGTAA
- a CDS encoding RsmB/NOP family class I SAM-dependent RNA methyltransferase → MSTVLRTFRLVCSPKDVDTVEELLRAQGFEFRPEPFYSMARILEKEPFPLGESVAARFGRIYIQDRSSMLPPLMLAPEEGDVVLDMCAAPGSKTGLLARLVGRNGFVLASEPSSDRLALLRQNLRKVQAVNTATVHYESQKLPLPPSSWKAIQLDPPCSGWGTLNKNPKAMEVWKGEKTVPLVNLQRKLLTKAYELLAPGGRLIYSTCTTNVQENEEQTRFATEELGYELFDLPRPEGFTIADPLLPGMDGVLRVDGSGGGQGFYLCGLRKPGEEELQIPDSCNPPGKKVNLKKTEIPDSVDFSALPEGEIYEFKGKAMFLNKHALEILPKELRWQGFHIGKLNRDKFRPDPFARCLLPEKPDSSALVIENPQDITNLLAGQSLTAPPKGKGPVGLYYKDMLLGFNGKKGSRFIWTDK, encoded by the coding sequence ATGAGTACAGTTTTAAGAACATTCAGGCTGGTCTGCTCCCCCAAGGACGTGGACACAGTGGAAGAACTGCTCCGCGCACAGGGTTTTGAATTCAGGCCGGAACCGTTTTATTCCATGGCCCGCATTCTGGAAAAAGAGCCTTTTCCGCTGGGAGAATCCGTAGCCGCAAGATTCGGGCGGATTTACATTCAGGACCGCTCCTCAATGCTGCCCCCGCTCATGCTGGCACCGGAGGAAGGCGATGTGGTGCTGGACATGTGCGCCGCTCCGGGAAGTAAAACAGGACTGCTGGCCCGACTGGTAGGACGTAACGGCTTCGTGCTGGCCAGTGAACCGTCCAGTGACCGACTGGCACTGCTGCGTCAGAACCTGCGCAAAGTACAGGCTGTGAATACCGCAACTGTACATTACGAATCCCAGAAACTTCCCCTGCCCCCATCAAGCTGGAAGGCCATCCAACTTGACCCGCCCTGCAGCGGCTGGGGTACCCTGAACAAAAATCCCAAGGCCATGGAAGTCTGGAAGGGCGAGAAAACCGTCCCGCTGGTCAACCTGCAACGCAAATTGCTGACCAAGGCATACGAACTGCTGGCTCCCGGAGGACGGCTGATCTACTCCACTTGCACCACCAATGTGCAGGAGAACGAAGAACAGACCCGCTTCGCCACTGAAGAACTGGGATATGAACTTTTCGATCTCCCGCGTCCCGAAGGATTCACCATTGCCGACCCGCTGTTGCCGGGTATGGACGGAGTACTGCGAGTGGACGGTTCCGGCGGCGGGCAGGGATTCTATCTCTGCGGTCTGCGCAAACCGGGTGAGGAAGAACTGCAAATCCCGGACAGCTGCAACCCTCCGGGCAAAAAAGTGAATCTCAAAAAAACCGAAATCCCGGACTCAGTTGATTTTTCCGCCCTGCCTGAAGGGGAAATATACGAATTCAAAGGCAAGGCCATGTTCCTGAACAAACACGCCCTTGAAATTCTGCCCAAGGAGTTGCGCTGGCAGGGATTCCACATCGGCAAGCTCAACCGGGATAAATTCAGGCCGGACCCTTTCGCACGCTGCCTGCTCCCGGAAAAACCGGACAGCTCGGCACTGGTAATTGAAAATCCGCAGGACATAACCAACCTGCTGGCCGGACAAAGCCTCACCGCCCCGCCCAAAGGCAAAGGCCCTGTAGGCTTATACTATAAAGACATGCTGCTCGGATTCAACGGGAAGAAAGGTTCCCGTTTTATCTGGACGGACAAGTAA
- a CDS encoding TRAP transporter small permease, with protein MIEFLEKTAIWICRILAVIAGAALTLMIILACANMVSRAVWVPVKGTFELMGFLGAVTAGFSLGFSQLHRSHIAVGLLFNRFPKSMQVVLDALSSAVSCVFFVFCANETFKWGMFLYDLEEVSETLGIAFYPFVFAVAFGCLSMAFIVMLDILRILRGREPLKPA; from the coding sequence ATGATTGAATTTTTAGAAAAAACAGCGATTTGGATTTGCCGTATTCTGGCGGTAATTGCCGGGGCGGCATTGACGCTGATGATAATTCTGGCCTGTGCGAACATGGTTTCGCGTGCGGTCTGGGTTCCGGTTAAGGGAACTTTTGAGCTGATGGGATTCCTGGGCGCGGTGACCGCCGGATTTTCTCTGGGCTTCTCGCAGCTGCACCGCAGCCATATTGCAGTGGGGCTTTTGTTCAACCGTTTCCCGAAATCCATGCAGGTTGTGCTGGATGCATTGTCCAGTGCGGTTTCCTGTGTGTTTTTTGTTTTTTGTGCCAATGAAACTTTTAAATGGGGCATGTTCCTTTACGATCTGGAGGAAGTTTCAGAGACACTGGGTATTGCTTTTTATCCGTTTGTGTTTGCTGTGGCCTTCGGCTGCCTGTCCATGGCCTTTATAGTCATGCTTGATATCCTTCGTATCCTGCGCGGCAGGGAACCGCTTAAACCCGCTTAA
- a CDS encoding efflux RND transporter periplasmic adaptor subunit, with product MSDIQSPERSFEASSLEERRKPLRKRVLFWMSLSTIIVVVLWQALVGNGEPIRYKTHTLGRGDLSINVSASGTLQPRTKVKVGCEISGVLKKIHKDYNDPVAKGEIIALLRTDELQARVNQLRAALESAQATVLKCEAALDDKSVEHRRTRKLRSGNAVSQKALDSSRTAEKLASAELAGARAQVKQARANLLEAEANLKKAVIVSPIDGLVLVRHVERGQAVSSNLQTPELFTIAAGLKDMRLELNIDEADVGRIKPGQQAVFTVDAYPERKFRGVLEKLRFSPQRVQGVVTYVGIFAVKNSDLALRPGMTAAAKIETRKVRDKLLVPNAALRFTPPETVPEESRNTPSPKNANVWLLRDGFPERVEVDKGSSDGRFTEIRSDELAAGDEIVLSRIENVAENSMSFSFE from the coding sequence ATGTCTGATATACAGAGTCCGGAGCGTAGCTTTGAAGCTTCATCCTTGGAAGAGAGACGTAAGCCGCTCCGTAAACGTGTTCTTTTCTGGATGAGTTTGAGTACTATAATCGTTGTCGTTTTGTGGCAGGCTCTGGTCGGCAACGGTGAACCGATCCGCTATAAAACACATACCCTTGGACGCGGCGATCTGAGCATCAATGTCTCGGCCAGCGGAACCCTGCAACCGAGGACCAAGGTTAAGGTCGGCTGTGAAATTTCCGGTGTGCTGAAAAAAATACATAAGGATTACAACGACCCGGTTGCAAAGGGTGAAATAATAGCCCTTTTGCGCACTGATGAATTGCAGGCCCGGGTGAATCAGTTGCGGGCGGCACTGGAATCGGCACAGGCGACGGTTTTGAAATGTGAAGCCGCCCTTGATGACAAGAGTGTGGAGCACAGACGTACCAGAAAATTGCGGTCTGGAAATGCGGTTTCCCAGAAGGCTCTGGACAGTTCCCGTACAGCAGAGAAGCTTGCTTCGGCAGAACTTGCCGGAGCAAGGGCTCAGGTCAAGCAGGCCCGCGCAAATCTGCTGGAAGCCGAGGCCAACCTTAAAAAGGCGGTCATAGTCTCGCCTATCGACGGGCTGGTGCTGGTGCGTCATGTGGAGCGGGGGCAGGCTGTTTCTTCAAATCTGCAGACCCCGGAACTTTTCACCATTGCCGCCGGGCTGAAGGATATGCGCCTTGAGTTGAATATTGATGAGGCGGATGTGGGCCGCATCAAACCGGGGCAGCAGGCGGTTTTTACTGTGGACGCCTACCCGGAACGCAAGTTCAGGGGCGTGTTGGAAAAGCTCCGTTTTTCTCCGCAGCGAGTGCAGGGCGTGGTGACTTATGTGGGTATTTTTGCGGTTAAGAATTCCGATCTGGCTTTAAGGCCGGGCATGACCGCAGCGGCAAAAATTGAAACCCGGAAAGTGCGGGACAAGCTGCTGGTTCCCAATGCTGCCTTGCGTTTTACTCCGCCGGAGACCGTTCCTGAGGAGTCCCGGAATACTCCTTCCCCTAAAAATGCAAATGTCTGGTTACTCAGGGACGGTTTTCCGGAGCGGGTTGAAGTCGACAAAGGCAGCTCTGACGGACGTTTCACAGAAATTCGCAGCGATGAATTGGCGGCCGGGGATGAAATTGTGCTCTCGCGCATTGAGAATGTTGCGGAGAACAGTATGTCCTTTTCATTTGAATAG
- a CDS encoding helix-turn-helix transcriptional regulator, translating into MAILINLDVMLAKRKVSSKELAEAVGITPQNLSVLKTGKAKAIRFSTLDAVCRFLDCQPGDILEFQADETVE; encoded by the coding sequence ATGGCGATACTTATTAACCTCGATGTGATGCTGGCTAAAAGAAAGGTTTCATCCAAGGAACTGGCAGAGGCTGTGGGGATAACCCCGCAGAACCTTTCCGTACTCAAGACCGGAAAGGCCAAGGCCATCAGGTTCAGCACGCTTGATGCCGTCTGTAGATTCCTTGATTGCCAGCCCGGCGATATCCTTGAATTTCAAGCGGATGAAACAGTTGAATAA
- a CDS encoding ABC transporter ATP-binding protein produces MIELKNVSRIYNTGGVEVRALDGIDMTINNGEFVAVMGSSGSGKSTTMNILGCLDSPSSGSYSFEGLEITSLNRNQKARLRQQYLGFVFQGFNLLSRTTAVENVELPLVYRGIGKKERRKMAHAALDKVGLGDRALHTTSEMSGGQQQRVAIARAIVCNPFLLLADEPTGNLDSERSTEIMELLSSLQAEQGITVVMVTHEPEMALWASRTIQFRDGRIVREGH; encoded by the coding sequence ATGATTGAGCTGAAAAATGTTTCCCGGATCTACAATACGGGCGGGGTTGAAGTCCGTGCTCTGGACGGTATTGATATGACCATCAACAACGGTGAGTTTGTGGCGGTCATGGGCAGTTCCGGTTCAGGCAAATCAACGACCATGAATATCCTCGGCTGTCTGGACAGCCCCAGTTCCGGTTCATATTCCTTTGAGGGGCTTGAGATAACCTCCCTTAACCGGAATCAGAAGGCCCGTTTGCGGCAGCAGTATCTGGGATTTGTTTTTCAGGGTTTCAATCTGCTCAGCAGGACTACTGCTGTTGAAAATGTGGAGCTTCCCCTTGTCTATCGAGGCATCGGCAAGAAGGAGCGGCGCAAAATGGCCCATGCGGCACTGGATAAGGTCGGTCTCGGGGACCGTGCCCTGCACACCACTTCCGAGATGTCCGGCGGCCAGCAGCAGCGGGTGGCCATTGCCCGGGCCATAGTTTGTAATCCTTTTCTGCTGCTTGCTGATGAACCCACCGGGAACCTTGATTCCGAACGCAGTACCGAGATTATGGAGTTGCTTTCCTCCTTGCAGGCAGAGCAGGGTATCACCGTGGTCATGGTTACCCATGAGCCGGAAATGGCACTCTGGGCCTCGCGGACAATCCAGTTCCGTGACGGGAGGATAGTTAGGGAGGGGCATTGA
- a CDS encoding TRAP transporter substrate-binding protein, translating to MRTGKIAGILSVLMFCVSLLCSASVGSAADVSLSYANFPPAKTFPCVQMERWKQEVEKRTNGKVQVQTYPGSTLLGAKNTLRGVMQGQADIGCVSLAYHPGVFPLCSVFELPLGFTSSTSASLALWDLYMKYQPKEFRKFKVLTMFTSAPSNLMTKTPVRTLADLKGLEVRASGILSKILESLGATPVSMPMSATPEALQKGVVKGLFSSFEVLKDLNFAEICRYETKTDTAVYPFAIIMNKNSWNALPDDVKKVLNDLGREQAEWTGKYMDEHVTRSLAWAKDKYSIEMIELSDADMKAIKDKTLPLIDDWKKKAAAKDIDGAAVLSDVEASRVKYEK from the coding sequence ATGAGAACCGGGAAAATTGCCGGAATTCTTTCTGTTTTGATGTTTTGCGTATCACTGCTTTGTTCAGCGTCCGTTGGATCTGCAGCGGATGTCAGTCTCAGCTATGCCAACTTTCCGCCCGCTAAAACTTTCCCCTGTGTCCAGATGGAACGCTGGAAGCAGGAAGTGGAAAAAAGAACAAACGGTAAAGTTCAGGTGCAGACCTATCCCGGCTCAACCCTGCTGGGCGCAAAAAATACCCTGCGCGGCGTAATGCAGGGACAGGCCGATATCGGTTGCGTCAGCCTTGCATATCATCCGGGTGTTTTCCCGCTTTGTTCCGTGTTTGAACTTCCTCTGGGATTTACCTCATCCACTTCCGCCAGCCTTGCCCTCTGGGATCTGTACATGAAGTACCAGCCCAAGGAGTTTCGTAAATTCAAGGTGCTGACCATGTTCACCTCCGCGCCTTCCAATCTTATGACTAAAACTCCGGTGCGTACTCTTGCCGACCTCAAAGGGCTTGAAGTCCGTGCTTCCGGTATTCTGTCCAAGATTCTTGAATCCCTCGGCGCGACTCCGGTTTCCATGCCCATGTCCGCAACTCCCGAAGCTCTGCAGAAGGGTGTGGTTAAAGGTTTGTTCTCCTCTTTCGAAGTGCTCAAAGATCTGAACTTCGCGGAAATCTGCCGCTACGAAACCAAGACCGATACCGCTGTTTATCCTTTCGCAATCATCATGAACAAGAATTCATGGAACGCACTGCCTGATGATGTCAAAAAAGTACTGAACGATCTTGGCCGCGAGCAGGCTGAGTGGACCGGAAAGTACATGGATGAGCACGTTACCCGTTCTCTTGCATGGGCCAAGGATAAGTACTCTATCGAAATGATCGAGTTGTCTGATGCGGACATGAAAGCCATCAAGGATAAGACCCTGCCGCTGATCGATGACTGGAAAAAGAAAGCCGCAGCTAAAGATATTGACGGAGCTGCCGTACTTTCCGACGTGGAAGCTTCCCGCGTTAAATATGAAAAGTAA
- a CDS encoding RluA family pseudouridine synthase, with product MAAEFVEVTKQEAGQKLVRFLERRVGKDVPRSAIMRWIRKGNVRVDKGRCKPFDLVKEGQTVRIPPYKAEEQQVRKLPTLEIIYEDDNYLAVCKPAGLPTQGGTGHDDCVADRLLFMFADAAYKPAPAHRLDRDTSGVVLAGKSHQGQKNLSDFFAEHGEGGKFYLAQVEGEWKREGWTGLQDRMEKRGPKGREKMVVGSGKNASCSVRAIKTDRDSSLLMVKLHTGRTHQIRVQLSSRGFPIAGDVKYGGSKGRMKLHCLRIETPWFTASCLPDWENLPDIFDHFYVDHD from the coding sequence ATGGCAGCTGAATTTGTAGAAGTAACTAAGCAGGAAGCAGGGCAGAAATTAGTTCGCTTTCTTGAAAGGCGGGTGGGGAAAGATGTTCCCCGCTCGGCCATTATGCGCTGGATTCGCAAGGGCAATGTGCGCGTGGATAAGGGCCGCTGCAAGCCTTTTGATCTGGTCAAAGAAGGCCAGACTGTACGCATTCCGCCTTACAAGGCAGAGGAGCAGCAAGTCAGAAAGCTGCCTACGCTGGAAATAATTTACGAAGACGACAATTATCTGGCGGTGTGTAAGCCTGCCGGACTGCCCACTCAAGGCGGCACCGGGCATGATGACTGCGTTGCCGACCGCCTTCTTTTCATGTTTGCGGATGCTGCTTACAAACCGGCTCCGGCCCATCGGCTGGACCGCGATACTTCCGGGGTGGTTCTGGCCGGAAAGTCCCATCAGGGGCAGAAGAATCTGTCCGATTTCTTTGCCGAACACGGCGAGGGGGGCAAATTTTATCTCGCGCAGGTGGAAGGTGAGTGGAAGCGTGAAGGCTGGACCGGGCTGCAAGACCGAATGGAGAAGCGCGGACCTAAAGGCCGGGAGAAGATGGTTGTCGGCTCCGGAAAGAACGCCTCCTGTTCTGTGCGGGCAATCAAAACAGACCGTGATTCATCGCTGCTCATGGTCAAGTTGCACACCGGACGCACCCACCAGATCAGGGTCCAGCTTTCCTCGCGTGGTTTTCCCATTGCAGGAGATGTGAAGTATGGCGGCAGCAAGGGGCGCATGAAGCTGCACTGTCTGCGCATTGAAACTCCGTGGTTTACGGCTTCCTGTCTGCCGGACTGGGAGAACCTGCCTGACATTTTTGATCATTTTTACGTTGATCACGATTAG